The Chryseobacterium sp. G0186 genome includes the window AGTAAATATCCTTTTGCTAGTTCAATGAATTCGTTTTCCTGTTGCTGTGCCCATTCCTCAGAATATCCTTTTTCCTCAGCAATGATTCTTGCAACATGATGAGCACTGTCAATAGCTGCTCTGGCATCAAGGAATAGTAAACGTGCTCTTCTTGCCAAAACATCTTCAATAGTTTCAGCCATTTCACTTCTTACGGCCCATACCACTTCTGCAACAGTGAAAGGGTGATCCGGATGTATTTTTTGTGAAAAACGTGGATTGCTTTCCTGTAAAGCTTTTATGGCGGGAATATCAGATCCGTATACATATAAATGATTGGTTCTGTCTACCTGTTCAGGTTTTACATTTCCATGAATAGACATATGTTCTGTTTTAGATAGAGTATTGCCTAGCCTATGAACCTGCATGGCTTTGTCAATAGTATCTTCAGCCATTTTACGGTAAGTTGTCCATTTCCCTCCAATGATGGAGATTAATCCTGTATCTGATGCAATGACCTTATGGCTTCGGGAAACCTCTTTTGTGCTTTTACTACCATCTTTCGGAGCAGCAAGAGGGCGAAGACCAGCAAAGACAGACTTTACGTCCTCACGGGTTGGTTTTTTAGAAAGGTACTGTCTTGCTGTATTGAGTACGAAACTAATTTCTTCCTCCAAAGCACGAGGCTCAAAACTCTCATCTTTCAGAAGAGTGTCTGTAGTTCCCACTAAAGCTCTGTCATGCCAAGGCACAACAAATAAAACTCTTCCGTCTGATGTTTTTGGAATCATGATGGCATCATCACTCTTCAGGAATGATTTATCCAATACCAAGTGAATTCCCTGACTTGGTACCACAAGTTTACCGTGTTTAGGGTTATTCATATTAAGAATGTCATTCGTAAACACTCCGGTTGCATTGATGACAACTTTTGCATGAATTTGGTATTGTTGTTTAGAGAACTGATCTTCTGCAACCACACCAATGATTTTATCAGCATCATTTTTCAGAAGGTTCACCACCTTTACATAATTCACTGCGCTTCCACCTTTCTCTATGATGGTTTGGGATAAATTGATCGCAAGCCTTGCATCGTCAAACTGTCCGTCCTGGTAAACAACACCACTCATCAAATGATTTTGTTCAATAGTTGGAAGTTTTTCAACGGTTTTAGATTTGCCGATGTATTTTGTTTTACCCAAGCTTAGTTTTCCTGCAAGGAAGTCATAAACAGATAAGCCTATTTTGTAATAGATTCCTCCCCACCAGGTATAATTAGGAATAATGAAAGACTGGTTTTTTACTATATGTGCTGCATTTTTGGCTAATAAACCTCTTTCTTTTAATGCTTCTTTCACTAATCCGACATCTCCCTGTGCTAAATATCTTACTCCACCATGTACCAATTTGGTGCTTCTGCTGGATGTAGCTTTCGCAAAGTCATGAGATTCAAGCAATAGGGTTTTGAATCCTCTGCTTACTGCGTCTAACGCTGAGCCTAAACCACTGGCTCCTCCTCCTATGACAATAAAGTCCCATTCTTTTACACTGGTTAACTTACTAAGTTCTTCGTTTCGTTTCATAAATGTTTCGTTTATGTTTCGTTTTCAAATATATAAATTAAAAATGAAAGCAAAAAGAAAATAAATGAAATTTTAAATTCTGAAAAAAAAGCGGTAATTTTGATCAAACGAATAAAATGGAAAAGCTAATCCCAAGGCACGATGAAATATTAAAGGAACTTGATAAAAAGGGACATGTTCTTGTTCAGGATCTATGTGAAAAACTAAATGTTTCTTCAGTTACGATTCGAAAGGATCTGAACTCTCTTGAAAGCTTGGGGCTTCTCTTCAGAAATCACGGAGGGGCCAGTAAGCAGGTAAGATATGCCTATGAGAAAAATGTGGTAGAGAAGGAAAGTATCAATGTTGAAGCAAAACAGGCTATTGCAAAGGCTGCTCTCTCATTGATTAATGAGAACGATTGTATTATTTTAGCTTCCGGAACTACAATGCATTATCTTGCCCGGATGCTAATGAATTTTGGTTCACTTACGGTGTTGACATCTTCATTAAGGGTTGCTATTGAACTCTGCAACAATCCTAATATTAGTATCATCCAGCTGGGAGGTGAAGTCCGAAAAAGCTCTACCTCAATAGTGGGATCTATTTCAGAAGAGATTCTTAAACAGTTTTCCTGTAATAAGCTTTTCCTGGGAGTGGATGGGATTGACCCTGAGTTTGGGATCAGTACTTCCAATGCGGCGGAAGCTCACCTCAATCAGGTGATGATGGAGTGTGCGGATCAGACTATTATTCTTGCGGATTCTTCAAAGCTGAATAAGAAGGGTTTTGGAAAAATTGCATCATTGGATCAGGTAGATTATCTAATTACGGATGATGGTATTTCTGTTGAAGAACAGGCTAAGTTAGAAGAAGTTGGAGTTAATGTTCTTAGATAACCATTAATATTGACGTAAAACGGCATTGGTGTTCTGGTGAATATTTATGTTTTATTTTAATTGTTTAAATATTTATCATTATTTGGTGATTTTTTTTATTAAAAATTTGGTTATCTGCCTTTTTTTTAATTACTTAGTAAAACTAAAACAAAAAAATATTACCATGAAAAAACTATTTTTAATGGCAACAATTATGGTTGCCGGTTCAATGAGTGCAAACACTATTTCGTCTGAAGCTGAAATCACAGCAGAAAATACAACAACACCTAAAGTAGAAACAAAAGCAGCGGCATATGGGTGTGTGCCTACAACTCTTTCTTGTGGAATCACAGGGATGGCTTGTGGGGAAACACTTGCTGATGTGATTGATATTGCTATCATAGCAGACGATATACTGTGTGGGAATTAATAAACATTAATCAATACAAACTGTAAAAGAGGATTCAATATCCTCTTTTATGGTTTACTGTAGATAACTTTTTTATGCAAAAACAATATGTAGCCTCAGTGCTGTTTTTCTTTTTATGGGTGGTGAGTAATGGGCTTTATGGCCAACAAAAGAACGTTAATATAGATGTAGTAAAGTCGCAGTATATTTATCTGTTGACGAACCAACGTGATTCTTTGGATGCTGAAAATAAAAATGAGGAGTATTTTATACTGCAGAGAGGAAAGGATAGGTCACAATTTATGAGTCTAAATTCTTATAAAAGAGATTCTGTTACTTCGGGACTGATTAATAGTAGTGTAAGAACTACATTGTCTTTGGATTTGACTAATATTCCAAAGACTAATTTCACGTACAGGATTATTAAAGAACCGGGTAAAAATAAAATTGATTATTATGATAAGATAATAAAAATGGACTTTGCTTATGAAGAGAGCCCTGAGTTTAAATGGGTGATCAGTAATGAAAAAAAGAATATTGGGGATCTGAAGTGTCAAGCTGCAACCCTTACATATGGTGGACGTAATTATAAGGCATGGTTTACAAATGATATTCCCGTATCAGATGGTCCGTATAAGTTTTATGGACTGCCTGGATTGATTGTGGAGCTGGAAGATGATAGGAACCATTATAAATTTGAATTATTGAGTTATAAAAACTTTGCTGATGAACAACCGCTGTGGATCTCTGAAAAAAGGATAAATGGAAAGAAG containing:
- a CDS encoding glycerol-3-phosphate dehydrogenase/oxidase, producing the protein MKRNEELSKLTSVKEWDFIVIGGGASGLGSALDAVSRGFKTLLLESHDFAKATSSRSTKLVHGGVRYLAQGDVGLVKEALKERGLLAKNAAHIVKNQSFIIPNYTWWGGIYYKIGLSVYDFLAGKLSLGKTKYIGKSKTVEKLPTIEQNHLMSGVVYQDGQFDDARLAINLSQTIIEKGGSAVNYVKVVNLLKNDADKIIGVVAEDQFSKQQYQIHAKVVINATGVFTNDILNMNNPKHGKLVVPSQGIHLVLDKSFLKSDDAIMIPKTSDGRVLFVVPWHDRALVGTTDTLLKDESFEPRALEEEISFVLNTARQYLSKKPTREDVKSVFAGLRPLAAPKDGSKSTKEVSRSHKVIASDTGLISIIGGKWTTYRKMAEDTIDKAMQVHRLGNTLSKTEHMSIHGNVKPEQVDRTNHLYVYGSDIPAIKALQESNPRFSQKIHPDHPFTVAEVVWAVRSEMAETIEDVLARRARLLFLDARAAIDSAHHVARIIAEEKGYSEEWAQQQENEFIELAKGYLLTPYSPKVINLN
- a CDS encoding DeoR/GlpR family DNA-binding transcription regulator, with the protein product MEKLIPRHDEILKELDKKGHVLVQDLCEKLNVSSVTIRKDLNSLESLGLLFRNHGGASKQVRYAYEKNVVEKESINVEAKQAIAKAALSLINENDCIILASGTTMHYLARMLMNFGSLTVLTSSLRVAIELCNNPNISIIQLGGEVRKSSTSIVGSISEEILKQFSCNKLFLGVDGIDPEFGISTSNAAEAHLNQVMMECADQTIILADSSKLNKKGFGKIASLDQVDYLITDDGISVEEQAKLEEVGVNVLR
- a CDS encoding GLPGLI family protein — its product is MQKQYVASVLFFFLWVVSNGLYGQQKNVNIDVVKSQYIYLLTNQRDSLDAENKNEEYFILQRGKDRSQFMSLNSYKRDSVTSGLINSSVRTTLSLDLTNIPKTNFTYRIIKEPGKNKIDYYDKIIKMDFAYEESPEFKWVISNEKKNIGDLKCQAATLTYGGRNYKAWFTNDIPVSDGPYKFYGLPGLIVELEDDRNHYKFELLSYKNFADEQPLWISEKRINGKKVSKADFYKGLKNSQENLIQEMAKSGFKLDAGTEGLVKDKLKKRNNPIELIP